A genome region from Brooklawnia propionicigenes includes the following:
- a CDS encoding RidA family protein yields MAVQRINPASLEQSPYYSQATLVPPGASMLYIGGQNAVTAAGAWIGLGDEAAQTAQAMKNVMACLEAVGAGVADLVSLEIKVVEGVDLALCQRAASGYLDLNSLPLISVSIVEQLARRGALVEISAVAAVIDPSDAAWLGRGTADDSAML; encoded by the coding sequence ATGGCCGTGCAGCGCATCAATCCGGCGTCCCTCGAGCAGTCGCCGTATTACTCGCAGGCCACCTTGGTGCCGCCGGGCGCTTCGATGCTCTACATCGGCGGCCAGAACGCGGTGACCGCTGCCGGCGCCTGGATCGGGCTCGGCGACGAGGCGGCCCAGACCGCCCAGGCCATGAAGAACGTGATGGCCTGCCTGGAGGCTGTCGGTGCCGGCGTAGCCGATCTGGTGAGTCTGGAGATCAAGGTGGTCGAGGGGGTCGATCTGGCGCTGTGCCAGCGAGCTGCCTCCGGCTATCTGGATCTGAACTCGCTGCCCCTGATCAGTGTGTCGATCGTCGAGCAGCTGGCTCGCCGGGGTGCTCTGGTCGAGATCTCGGCTGTCGCCGCGGTGATCGACCCCTCCGACGCTGCCTGGTTGGGACGCGGCACAGCCGACGATTCCGCGATGTTGTAG